From the Burkholderia mayonis genome, one window contains:
- a CDS encoding DUF2182 domain-containing protein produces MKHAGQRLDASFVVPVSISLIAWSALLVDAGGLMPPALCSISGDYWRLPLSTWLHLAFLSNSPSKFASDSVLMVAAMMAPLAASPLRHVLERSFARRRMRSALCFVAGYAAVWIAAWIGLQVVAIAFTWAVPPPLTRVGLGFALAVLWQFSPAKQWFLNVCHRRPSLAAFGMAADRDALRFGLASGVSCAGNCWALMLLALLTGPLHVLTTIVVMCFIFAERLERPAPPAWRSRGPGKAVRIIAEKVRTRLALLRAPT; encoded by the coding sequence ATGAAGCACGCCGGGCAGCGGCTCGACGCGTCGTTCGTCGTACCCGTGTCGATCAGCCTGATCGCCTGGTCCGCGTTGCTCGTCGACGCGGGCGGCCTGATGCCGCCCGCGCTCTGCTCGATCTCGGGAGACTACTGGCGGCTGCCGCTGTCGACATGGCTCCATCTTGCGTTCTTGTCCAACTCGCCGTCGAAGTTCGCATCGGATTCGGTGCTGATGGTGGCGGCCATGATGGCGCCGCTCGCCGCATCGCCGCTCCGACACGTCCTGGAGCGCAGTTTCGCGCGACGCCGCATGCGATCTGCGCTCTGCTTCGTTGCCGGTTATGCGGCTGTCTGGATCGCCGCGTGGATCGGTCTGCAGGTCGTCGCGATCGCATTCACCTGGGCCGTGCCGCCCCCCCTGACGCGCGTGGGCCTCGGGTTCGCGCTGGCGGTGCTTTGGCAGTTTTCGCCCGCCAAGCAATGGTTCCTGAACGTCTGCCACCGCCGGCCGTCCCTCGCGGCGTTCGGCATGGCCGCTGATCGCGATGCGCTGCGTTTCGGCCTGGCGAGCGGCGTCTCCTGCGCCGGGAATTGCTGGGCGCTGATGTTGCTTGCGCTGCTGACAGGACCGTTGCACGTTTTGACGACGATCGTCGTCATGTGCTTCATCTTTGCCGAAAGGCTCGAACGCCCGGCTCCGCCTGCATGGCGCTCCCGCGGTCCCGGCAAGGCCGTGCGCATCATTGCGGAGAAAGTGCGCACGAGACTGGCTTTGTTGCGCGCGCCGACATGA